The Solanum dulcamara chromosome 2, daSolDulc1.2, whole genome shotgun sequence region AAACAAAGAACTAGAACTCTTCATGTTTAAGTTCCTTATCAAAATACCTTGTTCGATTTGTAAATGTAATGGACCTTTAGAAGAAACACGGATTCAGCCCTTTCTTTCAGTAGATTCGGTGTAGTTAGATGTTGCCATTCCAAGTCCTTCGTTTTGGTGTTTTTGCCATCCACCGGTATCAGCCTTTGAGTGTATCCAGTAGTAGAAAATTGATCCGATCATTGATAATAAGGTCAGGGCAGCGCCAGCAGCAAATACACCTTTTCGGAGGGTGGCACATGACAAGTTTTCAACTCGGAAAACTGCGCGATACTTTGTATGATATGCATTCCTTGCTGATCCTGCCAATAAGCATGCTTCTGCTCCTAAAAAGCTAACCCTGTGTATCATTCAAAAGAGGAAGTAAGcaatatatttatgtaattcTAATGCGATCAAGTTTCCGTGGCTGCTATAGATAGGGAGGTTAAGCAGGGGGGAAAGATCAACAAAGTAACTATCGTGACAACGGCCATAGACTGTGGAGCCAAAAGGTAAAAAGAATGTGACAGAGAAGAAAATGTGTATAAAGTAATGAAAGTATCTCCGAGAATTTTGCTAGTACTCTCACTCCCCTCTCCCTTGCGCCCTCACCATTTTTCCGCTAGCATTTGGCCATATATTTGGGAGtagtttttgaaatttatcTTCAAATATATGTTTGGCCATGAAATTTGATCAAATATTCAAACATTTTCAAGTTCCCAAAACTGGCTTCGGACTAGTTTTTGGTTTTTTGGGGACTTCTACtcacaaaacttcaaaaaaCTTCCAAGTAAAATGATGTCCAAACACAACTTCAAACGGGAGCGAATCATTTTCAGGGGAACAAAGTTGAATGTGTTTTTATTACTTCATATGTTTATTTTAACAGGTCTTTGCCTATTGTTTGCATCTTAACTTATATATTCATCATTTCAAGTAATGgattatttatttcaatttggCATCTTAATATCACTTTATGTTCTTTTACATACGAATGTTAATTAAATCTTTTGTTACTTTAATCCACCACTGCAAACACCACCGTCAACATCGAAACCAATGAGAATAGCCTCATGCACTAGCCAACTATCTAAACTAGATATCACCTATCATCACCATCAAAACCATCCGCGTCTATGAGAATTTTCCTGGTAAAAACTAAGTTGTACTCTGTGTTTACACCAAACAAATGAATGCAACACCAGTGtctttcatatacttgttccaTGGTTAAGTGATATGTATAATTACTGTAATTTTTAACTGCTATAGTTATATTGTTCGGTTTGATGTAAACACCAAGCACGAGTAAGTACTTAGCATCCTTCTTATCCCTTTTGTAATCTTCAACTCTGTTACCATTTTTAATTTCTGGAGTTGCTGGTTCAGGACTTGGGCACTATAAGAGCAGGACAACAACAAACTACAAGAAAGTTCTCTGAATGGGTTTTCTAATTTAACATTAACAAATAACTTTTACTTCCCTTAATTAAGTCTCCACGGAAAATGACAAAGAGGATcaatttaaaaataagaaatatggtccaagaatattatttttttgtggggAGGATTAAGAATTGAAAGTGCAGGGAGAAGAGAAATTACACTAGTCATTGTAGCTATGTATGAGAAACAATAATTTAACTTaccaataaaaagaaaatgaaagacAAACAATTTTTTTGGATGACGGTGGTAGGCAAGCCAGCTTGTGAgtacctcgactaattccactgGGTACTTATAAGCAATTACCCACAAAGGCTTGTCACGaatgggaagaaatcacctagtattattttttattgctgTTGGAATTTGAACCCAAGATCTCGTAGTTCTGCCCCACTCCACACCCTTGAGTGCATAAGACAGCAAATTTAAAGTTATCTGCCATAGGAAGGCATTGAGATTGACGTGTTGGGAGTTTGAACTGTTAGTGTGAACTTAAGCTTTCTAGTTTGGGATGAGGTGAACATGAGGGTGAATAAGAATACGGGAGAACAACAATTAAGATTCTCCGGCGAAACAACTGGAGAAGCCCAAAAGGATCGATGATCAGTAAACTAGAGTTTGGACGAAGAAAAGTGACGCAGTCAATGGTGCATAGCAGATGGGCAAGTGAAGCAGTCATTCACGCTTACTCCATCAAACTAGAGGTAGAATTtacttgagtcgagggtctttcggaaacaacctctctgtCTTCACAATGTAGGCATAAGGTCAGCATACACACCactctccccagaccccacttgttgGATTAGActaagtatgttgttgttgtcatcTCTCTCCTAATTTAGAGACACTAACTTACAGAGGTGGAGCCAGGACTTAAAGCTTATGGGTTTGGAATTCCAGTGCTTTCAAGTTATTGGGTTCTAAACTAAATAATTTGTATGTATTTGACAGATTTCTTAAGAATGCAAAATTAGGACTAAAGCTATTGGATTCGGCCGAACCCAAACACTGAGCAGAACTGGCTGAAAGTTACATATGTATACTTCCAAAAGGCAAAAACTATCATCATCGATTGTTGAAGTTTCCTCTTTCAAATTCAGTTACAATATTTATGGAAATTGCTTTTCATGTTTCTTCCTAATTAACTTGTGTATACATACATCACGAGATAACCAGACTAACTGTTGTACAAAAAGAGAAGTCAAAACTCACCTCAGCAGAActccaaaatattttcattatctTTATCTATTCAACCACTTATTTTAGTGCCGGTAAGATTGGGGCAAACGTCAAGTGGCAATTCAAAGATCCATTAAGGGTTTGCACCTGTTACAGGTGCCACAGCTACTCACAAACAACTTAAAGAATCAATTTCCTCGGTGAAAAAGTTATATTGGTTTTGACCTTTATAGCGTAACTCTAAGTTGTCATTGTACTTGTGCAATAGGTGAATAAATGCTCAAGACCAATATAACACTTTTTTAATCTCAAAATAGGATATTGGTTTTGAGCATTTCTTTACCTATTGCACAAGTACGATCACAATTTAGTGCACATTATAAAGATCACAATCAATCTAGTGGCACCGTTTTGGCTCAAACAAAAAGGAATCtagaggccgtttggattggcttataagctgttttcagctttttttgagtgtttggctggccaacttaaagtcattttgtgcttaaaataagcctcaataaatagttgagtttatttggatgaacttattttaagcagtttataagttgaaaacagcttataagtcaaaaaaaaaaagttggcctgcacctacttttttctttttaacttataagcaattttcaacttataagctgcttaaaaataagtcaatccagaCAGGCTACTAAACcgtgaaagaaagaaaagggtaCAAAACTCCATCAAATGGTGCAAACAGACGGGAAGAGTAAGATGACTAATGAAACCCTAGAATACTTAGCACCCAACTATGGTTACTTTATGGCAAGATTAAGTTTCAACAAGGTATGATGCCTTCATTAGTTTAGAATTGCAGAAGCATCAATCTTAAACTTAACAAATAACAATTAAGCCAATCAACAAACCAATCTCATCACCTAAATCACATGAATATTTCGTAAACTCAAGGGGGTAAACGCACTACAACCAGACAAAAGAATGTGAATAAACTAAAAGTAAAAGAGAGAACAGTAATTATATTCTTACCAGGAGAAGACAAAGAAGAAAATGGCACAAGTAGTAGAACTACCACCCATCATTCCTCTTCCAAAACACAAGCACTTGGTAACGCCGTTAACCAACGTTTGGCTAATCAGAAGCAACCCAAATGCCGCCAATCCATAGGCTGTAGAAGCATCCGTTCCATACAAACAGTACGTCCTTTCATCATACTCATCCGGTACAACTTTCGCCTTCACAAACACAAAACAACATTCAAAATTCCATCTTTAACAACCAAGAAACCCACTACTACTACGCCTCAATCCCATCtcgaacaacaacaacaattactATGCCTCAATTCCAAGCAAGTTGGGTCGGCTATATGAATACTTGAAATATGAATCCTCATGGACCATGCAACTATACCCAAAAAAACAGAAGAAATTCAAATCTTTAACTATACCCCAGAAAAaaaaacaccaaaaaaaattgttcttcAACTAGACTCATTagcaacaaaaacaacaacataccagtgTAATCCAACTATGGGGAGTACGCCTTACCTTGGAAGGTAGAGAGGCTGTCTTCGATAGACCCTAAGCTCAAAGAAGACTCATTAGCAAATAAACCCAAAAACTCAATCTTTACAACACTCAGAAACAAAAATAGCACCAAAAATATTCAATCTTTAACTACACCCAGAAACAAAAAACAcccaaaaaattcattttttaattattcaaCTCCATCAAGAAACACCAAACACCCCAAAAAATCAATCTTTAGCAACACAAGAAACCAAACACATCCAACACATCCCAATCTTTAACAACACCCAGAAACAAACTCACTCACTAACACagtaacacacaaaaaatggaTCTTTCCCTACCTCCAAGAAACAAAGAACAAAACACAATCTTTAACTATACCCAGAAACAAAAAACACCCCAAAAAATCAATCTTTAGCAACACAAGAAACCAAAAACATCCAACACAATCCAATCTTTAACTACACCCAGaaacaaacacacacacacacaaaaaaaagaatcaaTCTTTGCCTATCTCCAAGAAACAAAGAACCAAAAAAGAACCAATCTTTAACTACACCCACAagcaaaaaaagcaaaaaaaacagagaaaatatAAGATAAGGTAAAAAGGGTACCGTGCTACGACGTCGTTCAGCACCGACAGCAAGAACAAAGGCAATGAGATGAAGTGCAATAACAATTACAAGAACAGGAATAGAAACCGCCATTACTGGCCAAACTGGAAAACAATTTCTTTACTTTCcccttctttatttctcaaattcACTCTACTTTTTTCTTTGTTAAGTGGGGGGCTTTAACTTTACTTTTATTCCAATATATTTAGCAGCACTTAGCAGCTGCTTTTTTGAAGCTTTGGGTTACTATAACTAGTGTATATCATTTTTGttgctttatgagaaaaaaagagtaaaaaagaGTGAAAATGATTAATCTAATAGTGTTTTTGGAAGGTAGGGTCATACATTTTTGTTTGATAGTTGTGGAGTGTACGTTATAGTTTGAATGTCGACCCGTGAATTAAGTTATTTCGAGATTGCTAGGAAAATCCAATGGGACAAAGagaatttagaaaaatatttgaagaataagttcattttataaaatatttttttaaatatttaaactaaTCAATCATGAGAGAatggaaaaaatatttgtacTAGTATAAGTATTCCCCTTTCGGCAAAATACGTGATGCACTTTCTAttatagttttattttaaaaagattatAATTTAAAGTTTAATTTCTAAATTTATTACTGCTCAGCTATATATTAACATGGGCCCAAGAAGAGCCCAATCACTTATTGGGTTGTCTAGTTCCTGGTCCAATAGCTTAGCTTGTAGCCAACCTCTGTCTATATAACTGGCCCATAAACTTCATACAAATTGATCTTTTGAACTTACTTCAAGCTATCATGGTAATATGTTCCACCAATCTTGGGAGGGGGTTGGGGGTGGGTGGGGAGAGTAAATTATCTCTATtacttatgtttattttattttcactaTCTGGTTCTTGTACATAAAAAATGAGATGAAGGGTATGTTCGATACAATAGAAAATGTTTTTCTTCATATCGAACACATCCTAAGTGATGTTATTACGCACTCTTTCAAAAATGTTTGCTTTTAGAAAAGCCTTCTTTGTTCGAGCTTCAATTTCAACTACATTTAATCCTCCAATATGCTCATGAACTTAAAGTCGTTCAAATCGCTAGTTTGATTTACAAGCAAAAGTTATTGAATTCAGTCGAACTCGATTCTTGATAATTTCTACCTCTACCCCTTTATTAGGGTCAGAGTACTTCTGAGGATGGAGTCATCTTTGACAAGACCCTAAAACATATACCGAACATGAAGTGGAGAAAATAGGTGTTTGAAACAAGCTTATATATGATTTATCCAAATTAACTGGATCTCAAAACGTATACCGAACATGAAGTGGAGAAATAGGGATTTGAAGCAAGACTATATATGATTTAGGATGAttacaaataatttattcttataaaataaattaacttagcaaTTTATTAAGAAAAGAGATAGTAAAAGAATGAGAGAATTAAGAGAATTTCTTGTGTGTTCTTGTTGTATAATTGCTGCAAATGGAAAAATAAACAAGTGGGGGAGGGGACAAATTGAAGTGGAGAGAAAAGTAAaagaaggaagaaaatgagGAAAAGGGGAAAGGGACGTCCATAGTGGACATCTACTTtcataatactcccccttggatgtccacgtgtagtgtgcctcattaaaattttacaaggAACAATATACATAGTAGTTATTCTGAACCctcatagatgttgtgcctcgttaaaaccttattaggaaaaatttAGTGAAAAAAGCCTAACGAAGGAAAAAGAatacacacatctgataatacgccttgagtgctgcctcattaaaaacatTGCTAGGAAAACCCAATGGGACAAAAtctaaattaagaaaaaaagagtgcagcgcgtattatactccccctgatgaagacatcatttaatatctcgaagatgacTCATTCCAATCctgtatctcaatttctcaaaggttgaagttggcaatgccttgGTGAATATgtctgctaaattatcacttgaacgaacttgttgaatatctatttcacctttcttttgaagatcatgggtaaagaagaattttggtgaaatatgttttgttctgtctcatTTGATGTATCCTCTCTTTAATTGAGCTATACGTGCAACATtatcttcatacaatattgttggagtaTCTCTTGCCAAATAAAGGTCACACGTTTCTTGAATGTTTTGAGTTATTGAttttaaccaaacacattctcaaCTTGCTTCATGAATAACTATTATCTCTACATaatttgaagaagtggcaatcatagtttgctttgttgaacgtcatttgttatatcccatattttttttaatttccacaataggacatttttgggataacggtaacaagtcaagggcaaaactatgtttgattttgttggatacataattcttatgactaaattgggatttggaaatattggaaaagtttaagggtaaaattggaatttcacatgtggaaatactataaaaggttaaggacaaaattggaatttcacatatgGAAATACTACAAAAGgttaaggacaaaattggaatttcaacttgagaatattagaaaaggtgagaggcaaaattgaaattttacatGGGAGTCATCATCCAATTCTTAGAAGATTCAAGAGAATTGGAGAAGATAGAAGTGAGAAAAATTGaggaaaacaaagaagaagaagaaaatcggctaaggaaaaaaaatagggagaaaattaaaatcttgctccaaaaaatattttctcctagTATTCCTACTAATTCAAGGATCCTCTACAACATGAGGAAGTTATTTTGGAAGATAGGAGCCTTGTTTGGTTGATTGAGTGTCATGGTtaagtgaagaagttagaaggaaaaggtaagaattaatccaatttctttgtgttatgaagtttgttgatgttgtagtaAGTAGGGGTGTGTAGAATTTAAGGAAATATGAAAGTTTGTATGGTAATATggtgccatgtatacatgttcttatatgagtaaGATTTActcaatttttgtgtagtatttttgtgtaatatttttggtgtagtatttgaatagtagtatgataaatatttgatgttgaaaatggaagttggatgaaattaattgaagttggaaatatgggttAGGTGATGAGATGGGAAAAATTAAGGTTGTATAGcttgttaattattgttgtgATTCTTGGAACATAAGGGAAGCTTAAATGGTttaagttggtattaaaatggattGTAGGgaattatgtatttttagtatgattttataatattatggaaGTAAAGTTGTTCAAgtatggattgttgttgttgattatgaagttgaaagaaggaaatgaatttgattatgaagttgaaagaagaaaatgaattgtaatagttttgttgcatttatggaatttttgggtgaaatatggaattgagGAATAATGGAatagcttacttggaatatttttcacctatgtttgaatgagtttaaattagttatgaacatgaaatat contains the following coding sequences:
- the LOC129879925 gene encoding uncharacterized protein LOC129879925, with protein sequence MAVSIPVLVIVIALHLIAFVLAVGAERRRSTAKVVPDEYDERTYCLYGTDASTAYGLAAFGLLLISQTLVNGVTKCLCFGRGMMGGSSTTCAIFFFVFSWVSFLGAEACLLAGSARNAYHTKYRAVFRVENLSCATLRKGVFAAGAALTLLSMIGSIFYYWIHSKADTGGWQKHQNEGLGMATSNYTESTERKG